ACCAATTTGGTCGGGCCTTCAATAACAATGAGGAATGAAACTAGTCAGTCATCTCATGTTGAATAAAGATATTATTttttaggttatttatttttataccctaaggcttaggatACATTCATCTACTAACTACAGCCCAGTTGTTTAAATGAAGTCCTACTAGACGATCTAAGTCTGTACTTCCGTCATGACGAATCCCGTACTTGTCAGCATCTCTCAAGATGTAATCTATATAGTCACCCGCTCCAGAAAGGTGCAGGATATAAGAAACTGCATAGTGAATTGCCAGCAGTCGCAGCGATAGAGGATCTATATGTCTTTCTTCAGTAAGAGAAAGCGTCTAAGTAATAGGAATATCATCCGAAAACCCTAGGGGGAGAAAAGTTCTAACATAGTACCAGTATAGGACTGTACCATCAGGCTTAAAAAAATATATATCAAAATCGCCAAAATCTAAATACAGTTTTAGAGTCAGCATTAAAGCATTTCCAGGACAGTCAATTTCAACGCCCTCAATTAGATAAGCAGCTCCATAGTCAAACATATTAAATATCGCCAATGCTACTTCTTTCAAGGCATTCTAGGATAGATTATTAACAGTTACAGTCATAAAGGGTGCTAAGGTGTCTTACTAGTTCTCCGCAAGAGTCAAGTTTTGTTCATAAGTGCGGTAAAATGTGTACCACCTCGAGGGGCTTAAACCGTTGCCCTACTGGGGGCTGGCCATCTTGGTCACATGCAGCACCTTAACCAAGTCTTTCAGAACGAAAGCGTTTCAAGGCCTCTTTCTTATTAAATTTATTTAACACAACACACCGATAGCGATCTCAGATTAGACAGGCCCCTCTTAGATTAGCTATCCTCTCTGGCATCCCTACGAATATATATACTTATCGTTGCATACTCATAACAGCTAAATAAGATACAGGTAAAGGCTAGGGTATCTTTTTAGTCGATACCTTAAGTGGCAGAAATAAATTATCAAAAAGGTAATCGGCAAAGTTATCGAGGGATGCTCAAAGCTCGTCTCTACGGGTTAGGTCGTCAAAGttgatttcttcatctgttgCTATTAGCAGTCCTGCAAACGCGAAGAAGGCAGCCAGAAGTCTATCTTTAGAGGTTTCATTCGTCGAGTGCTCATACGTTAAGCTGACGAGTTTGACGCGGTCATACTTGTCTCGACCTGCTCTAGAaccttcgtcttcttcaaagtGGTTGATAATTTGGTCAAAGCGGCGCTTAGCACAGTCGCGGTGGCTTGGATCTAGAGGAGGCTGCGACGAAAAATATAAGATCCCTTCCAAGGAAGACTGATGTCGATGCAGCGGCGATGCAGGTGGTGCCATTTTCGCTGAAGTATACTTCTGTAGCCGATGACTTCCCAAATGCTTGTATGTAGAGGTagagtttggctggggctACTGGGGGACGGACAACGACGCCCAAGGTGGTGAATATGATAAGATAACGAAGCGGCAGAATACTGCTAATCTACCTAGGCTAGCTTAGCTGTAGGGGCTCCAAGCAAGCCTATTAAGTCTCAGCCTCCGATTACAAAATTAGggtaggttagtagtctAAGAAAGCCTGGCCTAAGCTGACTGATTAATTTCATTTCTTATTATTGTAGCAGCCAATATTTGAGAAAATTGAGCCACATGTATCTGCATCTGTGCTCCGTCGTCAGTAAACTTGTCAAGGAATCTTGTACTTTTCATCCTGTTCTTTTGCTAAGCGCTAGCTTGAACAAATCATCAAGCACTTTGAAAGCGAAGGCATCAGACCAGGTCGCAAATACGACTATGTCAAACTGATAGTCAAACTCCTTGATGCGGTGTTCTCATATCCTGCAGTAATGATGCTGATTGTCCCGAGTCATGCATTTGAATACGGTGCAAGGTAGCTGGGCAGCAGAAATGTTAGCCTCTTAAAtcttagggtacagaaataaatcttctaagaagcttagttTAAAGAACAAAAGATTACCTTTTattttcatctcttatgtttcCAGCAGGCAAATGTTCTGATACCCGGGAGGAAGGGTACATGCTGCAATTCCCCTAGGGAAACAACGCCAACCAATAGCAGATCTTGCCATATCTACAGGGGCCTTCATTAGTGCTCCTCAGCTATCAGTAACCACTGTGCCAGAATCTTCAGCGCTGTCCCTACCCCGCAAACTGAACCCCTAGAAGCTTAGTCTCGGAAGCAGAGCAATCTTATCAACTGCCATTCCCCATCGGAAATTCCATCGGAACCCATCTCGCCTCATCTTGACTTTCCTCTCCCTCAACCACATACTGACTGACTCACGCTACAATGCCACGCCCGATCGTCCCAGCGCATCAACGACAAagagcagcagaagcatGCAATCTCTGCCGCGAAACTAAAAAACGATGTAGTGGTTCCGCACCTTGTACTCAATGTGTGAGGCGAGGATTGGAGTCGCAGTGTTTTATCACGTATGCGCCACGAGGATCAAGAACCAGAGCAAGGGCAGAGAGAGCTGCTGCTACTGTTAATTCAGTCACGAGCACAGGTCGGACGAGTTCAGTATCCAACCAGAGTGTGCAGCAAAACTTGGAGACCGAAGAAAATTACAGACCGCTTTCACCATCTCATtcacaacaagaagatgacaGGGATAGTCAGGCTGATGCGTCGTCTGCTACGAATCCACGGATGCTCTTAAATTCACGTGGTGAGAGAGGTAAGATTCTCTTTTCACTCAATTGATAATTGCTCATCAACTATCAGTCTACATTGGTGGTGCTGCATCGATATCATTTCTGCAAATTGTTCGCAATCTCGTCTCTCAACAAATAGGACCTTCAGCATTTTCTCATAATGAAAAGAGCGACACCATGCTCGAGATTGAATCGCCAACTGCCACAACACACGATCATGAGATTAATGCAGATCTAAGTCTTGCCCGAAAGACACAATACCTACACTCATATTATGCTGTGGTATGTCAGCCAAAGCATCCTTATCGACAACACTAACACCATCAGACGGAAGCATTAATCCACATCTTTGACACACCCGAACTTGAAGCACATCTTTTAAGCCCGGCAGATTCACCCTCGCATCTGATATCACCTCTCAAACAAGCCTCTCTCGACTTAGTAATAGCAATTGGCGCGCAATGTGAATCACTCTCCAGCTCTCGAACAATAGGCCAAGCCTACTTCCGCAAAGCCCGCAGTCAAGCTTTTATAGGATTTCTCGAAGATCCAGACCTCGATATGGTCCGTACCTTCGTTCTCATGGCATTTTATATGCTCGGTGAGTGTCGACGAAATGCAGCCTTTATGTACCTCGGTGTAGCTGCGAAAGCGGCTCTTGCGCTGGGGCTACATAGTCGGGAATCATATGGACAGAAGCCAGACTCGGCAGATCAAGCCAAGTAAGTAAATATGAGATTATTTGTAAAATATAACTAACGGTCAGACTACGTGTTTGGATGAGTGTATGCATCCTTGATAAACTCGTCAACTCTCTCCTTGGCCGCCCATCCGCTTCAGCCCAGATCCGATCGGATAGCAAACTCGACGACGTCGGTCAACCAGGAGATCGGATAACCGAATGCTTAATGGCTGCAAACAAGGTATCATCCATAATAAATGACATAACCGACACACTATACGATCAAAAGAAAGTCACAATCCCAATAGTGGAACAGTTTCTCCAGGATATCGAGCGCTGGAAACGAGACCTTCCCGCATCGGTGAAGATACCCACAGAAGCATCAGGACAGCATGGAACTATTGCAAAGGTGCATGTTTCGTGTTTGTACTATTTGGCTGTCATGTTGGTTTCAAGGCCTTTCTTGATATCTACTCTGACAGCAAAGCCTCTTGCCAAGGGAGCACATTCACAGTTGGCAGCAGCCTGTCTCGATGCTGCTATGTACTTGTCACAAATATGCGTTGAGGCACTAGACGCTGGCTTGCTACAGGGGAATATGTGTATTATGAAGTAGGTACCCTTCTATCAATATGTTGTTCTCACTAACTCGTACAGAGCGCTTGTGTTTGGCGCTGGACTAATCCTCGGCCTCGAAATATTCGCAAAGTATCCCGTTGAATCAGACATAAACACTGCGTTCCAGGGCGCAAAACAAGTTTTAAAGCACTTGTCAACTCAAAGTCCCCAAGCTGCGCACTACCTCGATATTCTCACGACTCTCTCAGGTGCAATTGACAAGCGTCGCTCGTCGGAATCATCCACTGGTAGAAGTCGTTACGTTTCGAAGCTCTTCAGTTTGGATGCACCTACTAATTCGCAAGATGAAAATATGTTGGATGATATGTTTCCGTTTACGGATGTTCAAGCTGGAGTGGCCGATGATGCGATGCAGGATTGGGTCTTTCAAGAGCCACAGAGTGGTGATTTTAGTTTGGATTGGGAGAGTTTGAACGTTTCCTTGTGGGATACCTATCCATTTTTGTCATGATAATGTAGCGAAATATCAAGATTGTATTATTAACTCAACGTTCTCACTGTCGATTAGCTATCATACCTGTCTGTATTGACTGCCGTGTTCTGGATTGAGACAACTTACTTCTCCATACCAGTCGCTGTCACCACCCTGTAATCTACATAACCCACTGTAATTTCACAAGATCAGCGGCTATAGCGCCATAAGCCACTGATCCCGTCCGCAGTGCATTACCCGACGCAAGCGGATATCGCACTACATCCGCAAAAGTGCACATCCGTTATCTCACACAACTTTACTTCCGAAGTTCCGTCACCCAACAGCCGCAAGCGGTTGGAGATATTGATAGTGGTTGCAAGGCGGATATGAACTAGACGGCTGATGATTATAGTTAGATAACGGTCAATCGTGAGAAGCTAAATAGTGATGGTTGCTCAGCTCGAGAtatcaattcatcatcaatcattaCATCAATCAACTCATTAATACAAAACATCTACATCTCACGACTTGATTAAGTCTTTCAACCCAACCTCTATATTTATTTCACTTATACAACttcaacatgatcaaggatACACCCTCAATGCCCAACTGGAAGCACCTCTCAGTAGCAGTTGTCGGAGGTGGCATCGGCGGCATGTCCGTCGCAATCGCCCTCCGCCGCGCCGGCCACTCAGTCACAATCTACGAACGCTCCGACTTTGCAGGTGAAGTTGGTGCATCCGTGTCTTGCGCTGCAAACGGAACTCGCTGGCTGCACGAGTGGGACGTTGACGTCGCAAAGGGTGATCCCGTCGTTCTtaagaagctcatcaaccGCGACTGGAAGACTGGTGAGCCCGTTAGCGTCTATGATTTGGACGACTATGAGAAGCGCTGGGGTTTTGTGTACAACATGTTTCATCGTCAGTATATGCATGCTATGCTCAAGGATACTGCTATGGGCGAGGACGGAGAGGGTGAGCCTGTGAAGCTTTTGGTTAAGCACAAGTGCACTTCTATCGATATTCCCAACGGAACTATTACTTTCGATAATGGAGTTACTGTCAAGCATGACttgattgttggtgctgatggtATCGGTTCCGTTGTTCGAGGAATTTTGGGTATTCACcccgagaagaagccttcTGACCAGAGCTGTCTTCACTGCAACGTCACCACCGAAGAGGCCGTCAAGGCTGGTCTCGTCGATTACTCTCAGAATAGTGCTCTTGAGTACTGGGGCGGCCAAGAAGGCAAGTGGGATAAGATTGTCTTGTCCCCTTGCAACGGCGGCAAGCTTCTGTCTTACTACTGCTTCTTCCCCCGCGAGCAGGGTGATTACACCACACAAGCATGGGGTTCCGACAGTCTTCCCGTCGAGGATCTCCTAAAGCCCTACCCACAACTTGATAGCCAAGTTCTGGGCCACCTCGCCATCGGAAAGGAGATTCAGCCTTGGAGACTCTGGGTTCACCAGCCTTATCCTTATATCCACAAGGGCAACGTTTGCCTCTTGGGCGATGCCGGTCATCCTATGATGCCTCATCAGTCTCAGGGTGCATGCATGGCCATTGAAGATGCTGCCGCTCTTGGAATTCTCTTCAGCAAGCGATACTTTAATGGCGACATTGCCCAGTCTCTTTCAGTCTATGAGAAGGTCCGTCTACCACGTGCCACACGTGttcaggctgctgctgccaaggctgcATACAACATCAACGAGAGAATTGGATTCTCGGTGAACAAGGATGTTTCTACATACAAGGtcgagaatgagaaggaggtcTTGACGATTGAGGAGATGAACACGTAAGTTTCTGCTGTCATAATATGTGAGATGGTTATACTGACTTTTGCAGATATGATATGTATAAGGATATCGAGGAGAAGTTGGCCAAGGCGAAGGGTGATAAGTATGATGGGTTTATTAACGGCTTGCCTGTGGGATTGGTACTTCCTAATGGTGTTACTATTGGGACTTAAAATAGGGTTTATTATTTGATTTGGCGTGATATCCGTTTGCTGCTTTTAATACAAGAATGTTCAAAGTTCAAGATACTGAAGGTTTCCCTTATGCTGGTCTCGACTTATGATTGTAATCATATTACCCTATTGTCCCTAGTCGCTTATTTCGTGATATATATTAACCATCTATGTATTAGAAGTTGAAAGTTCTATTAGTGCGGGAATAACCCTTTCTGACATATGTATAGTATTATGTAGTTGCTATTTGTCGCAATAAACTGCCATATGAATACACTATAGAAAGTATATCAAGACGAATCGATAACTATGTTAGATAATATTTATCCGTTCTCAAGTTTTTAAACAGACAGTTCAAGTATTCAGATTGATTGAGACGGAAGACAACGTTTGTGATTAACTCAAATAGGTCTATTCTATTTTATGATATATCTAGGTCTTGTCTCTACTTTTTATAAGCTGCCGCAGCACCAGTATCCTGCAATAGTTAGCATTATCTCATCAGAACGTCTCCATCCCTAAACTCACCAGGTAAACCTGATAAAACTTGAGCCGATACTTTCCGTCATTAGCCTTTTCAAGTTCCATCCTCCCCGCCCACTCAATCTCTGCCGAAGCGCCATTCTTCAGCTCCAAAGCCACTGTTCCATTCAGCATGGCCTTGTCTGAGCCTGAGCCGAAAGAGAACACCTTATCGAGGGTGTGCTTGCGAGATGAGACAGCATCCCACATTCCCTCTCTAAGGGTTGTAATTTCTACACAGATTAGTACGTAACGGATGCACCGGAGACGGTAAATAATTACCTGCGTGACCTGAAGCTTTCTTCGAAGCAACTACGAATGTCGCTTCGGGCGTAAACATGTCGACATACTTTGCGGTCTCGCCGGGAGTGTCGGATACACTAAAGAAAGATTGAATGAATTGGATGATGTGCGGTTGAACCGACTCATCCGAGGGAGATTGAATTGAGTATTGCTGTTCCATATTGTCGATATCTGAATGTGTTTGTTGATGCAAATTTTGGTTAATTGAGATCCATAATGCTGTCAATtctgttgttcttgacatccAACCCTGCTTCCGACTTCCGATACTAACTTCGGATGTCATCAGGGAGCGGGTGGCTGGAGATTCCGTCACGCTACGGTACGTTCCTGTTAACAGCATCCACTGGCCCTGCAGTGCTGCAATGCCGATCTTACCCCAGATTAGAACATCGGCCCTCGGGGAACTTTGCATGATTCAGGGCGTTGGTGCTTTATCCGCCAGGTAGCTTTGCGGGGGTGCATTACCCGGAGATAACTTAGTAACTATTACCAATAGACGGCTTCTGCTATAGGCATATGTAGTTGTTGAATGAGAATATATAGATATCAACTTATTCCTCATCTAAATCGAAAACTCCCATCTTAACAACACATAACACATAACATACAACACTTACACTTCAACTACCACCCAAGATGTACGGAAAAGTAGCACTCGAAGAAGCCTTTAACCTCCCTCGATTCGAGGAGAAGATTCGATGGTGGGCTGGTCTCTTTGCTGTCGACCCTGATAAGCACACCAAGGAGATGGTCGATATCACAAACCAGCGCATCAAGTACATGGACGAGCATGGTGTTGGATACACACTTCTCTCATACACTGCTCCTGGTGTTCAAGATATCTGGGACCCCAAGGAGGCTCAGGCTCTAGCCGTCGAGGTCAACGATTATGTCGCAGGGGCTATCAAGCCTCACCCTGATCGATTCGGTGCCATGGCGTAAGTTTACTTCTTATCATTGAAAGAACAATCACTAACTGAAGTAGCACTCTGTCCATGCACGACCCCCAAGAGGCTGCTGATGAGCTCCGAAGAGTGGTTACAAAGTACGGCTTCAAGGgtgttctcgtcaacgacaccCAAAGAGctggtgaagatggcgatgataTGATCTTCTACGATGGCCCAGAGTGGGATGTCTTCTGGTCAACAGTTACAGAACTCGACGTCCCCTTTTACCTCCACCCCCGAAACCCCACAGGCTCCATCCACGAGAAGCTCTGGGCCAAGCGAAGCTGGCTCATTGGACCTCCTCTGAGCTTTGCCCAAGGTGTCAGCCTTCATGCTCTGGGAATGGTCACAAATGGTGTTTTCGACCGGCACCCCAAGCTTCAAATTATTCTCGGTCACTTGGGAGAGCACATTCCCTTTGACATGTGGCGAATCAACCATTGGTTCGAGGACGTTAAGAAGCCGCTTGGTCTGTCGTGTAAGTTGACCATCCGGGAGTACTTTGCTCGCAACCTTTGGATC
This is a stretch of genomic DNA from Fusarium graminearum PH-1 chromosome 4, whole genome shotgun sequence. It encodes these proteins:
- a CDS encoding 2,3-dihydroxybenzoic acid decarboxylase, translated to MYGKVALEEAFNLPRFEEKIRWWAGLFAVDPDKHTKEMVDITNQRIKYMDEHGVGYTLLSYTAPGVQDIWDPKEAQALAVEVNDYVAGAIKPHPDRFGAMATLSMHDPQEAADELRRVVTKYGFKGVLVNDTQRAGEDGDDMIFYDGPEWDVFWSTVTELDVPFYLHPRNPTGSIHEKLWAKRSWLIGPPLSFAQGVSLHALGMVTNGVFDRHPKLQIILGHLGEHIPFDMWRINHWFEDVKKPLGLSCKLTIREYFARNLWITTSGHFSTSTLQFCLGEVGADRILFSIDYPFESFSDACTWYDGLAINDVDKRKIGKDNAKKLFKLPQFHQSED